From Bacillus pumilus, one genomic window encodes:
- a CDS encoding ATPase, T2SS/T4P/T4SS family: MNKELVAKDVIDGLKADLRKNDAGLFIKSFEDESKKEELIDQMHSLAPEIMSDPEMKEYVIQEIMGLGLIERIKKDKGVTDIGFNGTDLIVEANNRPKERYDISDIPTDYFDRLIQSFATDEDKEFNSNHPILSAAVDDIRLSAVHPHNAHYGPTLSMRVLSKRLVIDDNAFVEIASKQVSDLLKSLIKVGCSTLIAGPTGTGKTELQKYLTSPIPFEERIISIEEEMETFMKELYPEKDIYSWRTRENLTQSDLIKAAMRNHAVWIMPTELLGSEAYEAVEATITGHHVISSLHASSTKTIPRRMFYMAGQGRNINESTFLQDFFDGFQIGIHVTKIFINGIPFRYIDEIAEYTPKQEINILFKKNVLHNGSERIEYGRISSDLELKLSDAGIKIPSCFVDTIEEKVL; encoded by the coding sequence GATGCTGGATTATTTATTAAATCTTTTGAAGATGAAAGCAAAAAAGAGGAACTAATTGATCAAATGCATAGCCTGGCACCTGAAATTATGTCAGATCCTGAAATGAAAGAGTACGTTATTCAGGAAATAATGGGGTTGGGTTTAATTGAAAGAATTAAAAAGGATAAAGGCGTTACAGACATTGGTTTCAATGGAACAGATTTAATTGTAGAGGCCAATAATAGGCCCAAAGAGAGATATGATATTTCTGACATCCCAACAGATTATTTTGATAGGCTTATTCAATCATTTGCGACTGATGAGGATAAGGAATTTAATTCAAATCATCCTATTTTAAGTGCTGCAGTTGATGATATAAGGTTGAGCGCAGTTCATCCTCATAACGCGCATTACGGGCCTACACTTTCAATGAGGGTATTAAGTAAAAGATTAGTCATTGATGATAATGCATTTGTGGAAATTGCTTCAAAGCAAGTTTCCGATCTTTTAAAAAGCTTAATCAAAGTTGGGTGTAGCACTTTAATAGCTGGCCCAACTGGTACAGGGAAAACTGAATTACAAAAATATCTAACAAGTCCTATCCCATTTGAGGAACGTATTATAAGTATTGAAGAAGAAATGGAAACTTTCATGAAGGAACTATACCCAGAGAAGGATATTTATTCTTGGAGAACCAGAGAGAATTTAACCCAATCTGATTTGATTAAGGCAGCTATGCGTAATCACGCGGTTTGGATTATGCCAACTGAATTGCTTGGATCGGAGGCATATGAGGCTGTCGAAGCTACAATTACGGGGCACCATGTAATAAGTAGTTTACATGCTAGTTCTACTAAGACAATTCCAAGAAGAATGTTTTATATGGCTGGACAAGGTAGAAATATAAATGAGTCAACATTTCTTCAAGACTTCTTTGACGGTTTTCAAATTGGGATTCATGTTACAAAAATTTTTATTAATGGTATTCCTTTTAGATATATTGATGAAATTGCAGAGTATACTCCAAAGCAGGAAATTAACATCTTATTCAAAAAAAATGTCTTGCATAATGGAAGTGAAAGAATTGAGTATGGCCGCATATCATCCGATCTAGAACTAAAACTATCCGACGCGGGTATTAAAATCCCTTCTTGCTTTGTAGATACAATAGAGGAGAAGGTATTATGA